The following proteins are encoded in a genomic region of Pseudomonas sp. Os17:
- a CDS encoding amino acid ABC transporter permease has product MTTHTFKPDMPPPSRSIGVLAWMRANMFSSWLNTLLTLFAFYLIYLVVPPLLHWAILDANWVGTTRADCTKDGACWVFIQQRFGQFMYGYYPVELRWRVDLTVWLAVIGVAPLFISRFARKAIYGLCFLVWYPVVAYTLLHGGYLGLSNVATSQWGGLMLTLVIATVGIAGALPLGILLALGRRSNLPAIRVVCVTFIEFWRGVPLITVLFMSSVMLPLFLPEGMNFDKLLRALIGVILFQSAYVAEVVRGGLQAIPKGQYEAAAAMGLGYWRAMGLVILPQALKLVIPGIVNTFIALFKDTSLVIIIGLFDLLNSVKQAAADPKWLGMATEGYVFAALVFWIFCFGMSRYSMHLERKLDTGHKR; this is encoded by the coding sequence ATGACAACTCATACTTTCAAGCCCGACATGCCGCCGCCCAGCCGCAGTATCGGCGTGCTGGCGTGGATGCGCGCCAACATGTTTTCCAGCTGGCTCAACACCCTGTTGACCCTGTTTGCCTTCTACCTGATCTACCTGGTGGTGCCGCCGCTCCTGCATTGGGCGATCCTCGACGCCAACTGGGTCGGCACCACCCGTGCCGATTGCACCAAGGACGGCGCCTGCTGGGTGTTCATCCAGCAGCGTTTCGGCCAGTTCATGTATGGCTACTACCCGGTGGAACTGCGCTGGCGGGTGGACCTGACCGTGTGGCTGGCGGTGATCGGCGTGGCGCCGTTGTTCATCTCGCGCTTTGCCCGCAAGGCGATCTACGGCTTGTGTTTCCTGGTGTGGTACCCGGTGGTTGCCTACACCTTGCTGCATGGCGGTTACCTGGGCTTGAGCAATGTCGCCACCAGCCAATGGGGCGGTCTGATGCTGACCCTGGTGATCGCCACGGTGGGGATTGCCGGAGCCCTGCCGCTGGGGATCCTGCTGGCATTGGGGCGACGCTCCAACCTGCCGGCGATTCGCGTGGTCTGCGTGACCTTCATCGAGTTCTGGCGCGGCGTGCCGCTGATCACCGTGCTGTTCATGTCCTCGGTGATGCTGCCGCTGTTCCTGCCCGAGGGCATGAACTTCGACAAGCTGTTGCGGGCCCTGATCGGGGTGATCCTGTTCCAGTCGGCCTATGTGGCCGAGGTGGTGCGCGGTGGCTTGCAAGCCATTCCCAAGGGCCAGTACGAAGCCGCTGCGGCCATGGGCCTGGGTTATTGGCGGGCCATGGGCCTGGTGATTCTGCCCCAGGCCCTGAAGCTGGTGATTCCCGGCATCGTCAACACCTTCATCGCCCTGTTCAAGGACACCAGCCTGGTGATCATCATCGGCCTGTTCGACCTGCTCAACAGCGTCAAGCAAGCCGCCGCCGATCCCAAATGGCTGGGCATGGCCACCGAAGGCTATGTCTTCGCGGCCCTGGTGTTCTGGATTTTCTGTTTCGGTATGTCCCGCTACTCCATGCATCTGGAGCGTAAGTTGGACACAGGCCACAAGCGTTAG
- the rhlB gene encoding ATP-dependent RNA helicase RhlB — protein sequence MTVLKALKKIFGKSEAEPLAPGPSAPSPSSSSRNDGRQPERSAPATAAKKEPVNTPAAPSAPKAPRQEKPKAEQPKPEQPRRPRAPKPPASTWKLEDFVVEPQEGKTRFHDFKLAPELMHAIQDLGFPYCTPIQAQVLGYTLAGKDAIGRAQTGTGKTAAFLISIITQLLQTPPPKERYMGEPRALIIAPTRELVVQIAKDAAALTKYTGLNVMTFVGGMDFDKQLKHLEARHCDILVATPGRLLDFNQRGDVHLDMVEVMVLDEADRMLDMGFIPQVRQIIRQTPPKSERQTLLFSATFTDDVMNLAKQWTTDPAIVEIEAENVASENVEQHIYAVAGADKYKLLYNLVTDNGWERVMVFANRKDEVRRIEERLVRDGVNAAQLSGDVPQHKRIKTLEGFREGKIRVLVATDVAGRGIHIDGISHVINFTLPEVPDDYVHRIGRTGRAGAEGVSISFAGEDDSYQLPSIEALLGRKISCEMPPAELLRPVERKRPQA from the coding sequence ATGACCGTGCTCAAAGCACTCAAGAAAATCTTCGGTAAAAGCGAGGCTGAGCCGCTCGCGCCAGGCCCCAGTGCCCCTTCCCCCAGTTCCAGCAGCCGTAATGACGGCCGTCAGCCGGAACGGAGCGCACCCGCTACCGCAGCTAAAAAAGAACCGGTGAACACACCGGCCGCCCCTTCTGCTCCCAAAGCGCCACGCCAAGAGAAGCCCAAGGCCGAGCAACCCAAGCCTGAGCAGCCGCGCCGTCCGCGCGCACCCAAGCCGCCCGCCAGTACCTGGAAACTTGAAGACTTCGTGGTCGAACCCCAGGAAGGCAAGACCCGTTTCCACGACTTCAAGCTGGCACCGGAACTGATGCACGCCATCCAGGACCTGGGCTTTCCTTATTGCACGCCGATCCAGGCCCAGGTGCTGGGCTATACCCTGGCGGGCAAGGACGCCATCGGCCGGGCCCAGACCGGCACCGGCAAGACCGCCGCGTTCCTGATCTCGATCATCACCCAGTTGCTGCAGACCCCGCCGCCCAAAGAGCGCTACATGGGCGAGCCACGGGCGCTGATCATTGCCCCGACCCGGGAGCTGGTGGTGCAGATCGCCAAGGACGCCGCGGCGCTGACCAAGTACACCGGCCTCAACGTCATGACCTTCGTCGGCGGCATGGACTTCGACAAACAGCTCAAGCACCTGGAAGCCCGCCACTGCGACATCCTGGTAGCCACCCCGGGCCGTCTGCTGGACTTCAACCAGCGCGGCGACGTGCACCTGGACATGGTCGAAGTGATGGTGCTGGACGAAGCCGACCGCATGCTCGACATGGGCTTCATCCCGCAGGTGCGGCAGATCATCCGCCAGACCCCGCCCAAGAGCGAACGCCAGACCCTGCTGTTCTCCGCCACCTTCACCGATGACGTGATGAACCTGGCCAAGCAATGGACCACCGATCCGGCGATCGTCGAGATCGAGGCCGAGAACGTCGCCAGCGAAAACGTCGAACAGCACATTTATGCCGTGGCCGGGGCCGACAAGTACAAGCTGCTGTACAACCTGGTCACCGACAACGGCTGGGAACGGGTCATGGTCTTCGCCAACCGCAAGGATGAAGTGCGGCGCATCGAGGAACGCCTGGTGCGCGACGGGGTGAACGCCGCCCAGCTGTCCGGCGACGTGCCGCAGCACAAGCGGATCAAGACCCTGGAAGGCTTCCGCGAAGGCAAGATCCGGGTGCTGGTGGCCACCGACGTGGCCGGCCGCGGCATTCACATCGACGGCATCAGCCATGTGATCAACTTCACCCTGCCGGAAGTGCCGGACGACTACGTGCACCGCATCGGCCGTACCGGGCGTGCCGGGGCCGAGGGCGTGTCCATCAGCTTCGCCGGCGAGGACGACTCCTACCAGCTGCCCTCGATCGAAGCCCTGCTGGGACGCAAGATCAGCTGCGAGATGCCGCCCGCCGAACTGCTGCGCCCTGTAGAGCGCAAACGCCCGCAAGCCTGA
- a CDS encoding alpha/beta hydrolase yields MTEPLILQPSKPADACVIWLHGLGADRYDFLPVAEMLQEKLLSTRFVLPQAPTRAVTINGGYAMPSWYDILAMNPARAISREQLDESSDEVIRLIEEQRASGIDASRIFLAGFSQGGAVVLHTAFLKWQGPLGGVLALSTYAPTFGDELQLSASQQRIPVLSLHGQYDEVVQNAMGRTAYEYLKQHGVTVTWQEYPMGHEVLPEEISDIGTWLNERLR; encoded by the coding sequence ATGACCGAGCCCTTGATTCTTCAGCCCAGCAAGCCCGCAGATGCCTGTGTGATCTGGCTTCACGGCCTGGGAGCGGACCGTTACGACTTCCTGCCGGTGGCCGAGATGCTGCAGGAAAAACTCTTGAGCACCCGCTTCGTCCTGCCCCAGGCGCCGACCCGTGCCGTGACCATCAATGGCGGATATGCCATGCCCAGTTGGTACGACATTTTGGCCATGAACCCGGCTCGTGCGATCAGTCGTGAACAGCTCGACGAATCATCCGATGAAGTCATCAGACTTATCGAAGAGCAACGCGCCAGCGGAATAGACGCCTCGCGAATTTTCCTGGCAGGTTTCTCCCAGGGGGGCGCCGTCGTACTGCACACCGCCTTCCTCAAGTGGCAGGGTCCGTTGGGTGGCGTGCTTGCCCTCTCCACTTACGCACCGACCTTTGGCGACGAACTGCAACTTTCCGCCAGCCAACAGCGGATTCCGGTGCTGTCGCTGCATGGCCAGTACGACGAAGTGGTGCAAAACGCCATGGGCCGCACCGCCTACGAGTATTTGAAGCAGCATGGTGTCACCGTGACATGGCAGGAATACCCAATGGGGCACGAGGTGTTACCAGAAGAAATCAGCGATATCGGCACCTGGCTGAACGAGCGTTTGCGCTAG
- a CDS encoding amino acid ABC transporter substrate-binding protein, which translates to MKMLKSTLAAVTAATVLATSGFAQAGATLDAVQKKGFVQCGVSDGLPGFSVPDATGKILGIDADVCRAVAAAVFGDATKVKFSQLNAKERFTALQSGEIDVLSRNTTWTSSRDAGMGLMFAGVTYYDGIGFLVNNKLGVKSAKELDGATICIQAGTTTELNVSDYFRGNGLKYTPITFDTSDESAKSLESGRCDVLTSDKSQLYAQRSKLATPTDYVVLPETISKEPLGPVVRKGDEEWFSIVKWTLFAMLNAEEAGITSKNVEAEAKSTKNPDVARLLGADGEYGKDLKLPKDWVVQIVKQVGNYGEVFEKNLGKSTPLAIDRGLNALWNNGGIQYAPPVR; encoded by the coding sequence ATGAAGATGTTGAAATCCACCCTGGCCGCTGTCACGGCGGCCACGGTCCTGGCTACAAGCGGTTTCGCACAGGCGGGTGCGACTCTGGATGCAGTACAGAAGAAAGGTTTCGTACAGTGCGGCGTCAGTGATGGTCTGCCGGGCTTCTCGGTACCGGATGCGACCGGCAAGATCCTCGGGATCGACGCCGACGTTTGCCGCGCAGTGGCTGCTGCAGTATTCGGTGACGCGACCAAGGTCAAGTTCAGCCAGTTGAACGCCAAGGAGCGCTTCACCGCGCTGCAATCCGGCGAAATCGACGTGCTGTCGCGCAACACCACCTGGACCAGCTCTCGCGACGCGGGCATGGGCCTGATGTTTGCCGGTGTCACTTACTACGACGGCATCGGCTTCCTGGTGAACAACAAACTGGGTGTGAAAAGTGCCAAGGAGCTGGACGGTGCGACCATCTGTATTCAAGCCGGTACCACTACCGAGCTGAACGTGTCGGACTACTTCCGTGGCAATGGTCTGAAATACACCCCGATTACCTTTGACACTTCCGATGAAAGCGCCAAGTCCCTGGAATCCGGACGTTGCGACGTGCTGACATCCGACAAGTCCCAGCTTTACGCACAGCGCAGCAAGCTGGCGACCCCGACCGATTATGTCGTGCTGCCGGAAACCATCTCCAAGGAGCCGCTGGGCCCGGTGGTGCGTAAGGGCGACGAAGAGTGGTTCAGCATCGTCAAGTGGACCCTGTTCGCCATGCTCAACGCCGAAGAGGCGGGCATCACTTCGAAAAACGTCGAAGCTGAAGCCAAGTCGACCAAGAACCCTGATGTGGCACGTCTGCTGGGCGCGGACGGTGAATACGGCAAAGACCTGAAACTGCCGAAGGACTGGGTAGTACAGATCGTCAAGCAAGTAGGTAACTACGGTGAAGTGTTCGAGAAGAACCTCGGCAAGAGCACGCCACTGGCCATCGACCGCGGCCTGAACGCGCTGTGGAACAACGGCGGCATCCAATACGCACCACCTGTGCGCTGA
- a CDS encoding nuclear transport factor 2 family protein, which produces MSDAQRALITEFYQAFQRLDAEAMSACYTEDVLFSDPAFGELRGRDAGDMWRMLTSRAKDFSLTFDQVRADGNTGSAHWVATYLFSQTGNTVVNDIQARFVFRDGKICEHHDHFDMWRWARQALGAKGLLLGWTPLLKNAVRAQARKGLKAFQGGR; this is translated from the coding sequence ATGAGTGATGCCCAGCGCGCCCTGATCACCGAGTTCTACCAGGCCTTCCAGCGGCTCGATGCCGAGGCCATGAGCGCCTGTTATACCGAGGATGTGCTGTTCAGCGATCCGGCCTTCGGTGAATTGCGCGGACGTGATGCCGGTGACATGTGGCGCATGCTCACGTCCCGGGCCAAGGACTTTTCCCTGACCTTCGATCAGGTGCGTGCCGATGGGAACACCGGCAGCGCGCATTGGGTGGCCACCTACCTGTTCAGCCAGACCGGCAACACCGTGGTCAATGACATTCAGGCGCGCTTCGTGTTTCGCGACGGCAAGATCTGCGAGCACCACGATCATTTCGACATGTGGCGTTGGGCGCGTCAGGCCCTCGGGGCCAAGGGCCTGTTGCTGGGCTGGACGCCGCTGCTCAAGAACGCCGTTCGCGCTCAGGCCCGCAAGGGCCTCAAGGCCTTCCAGGGCGGTCGCTGA
- a CDS encoding amino acid ABC transporter permease codes for MQNSIGAPKQRLSLSDPRVRAWLFQIITLVAVVSLGWFLFDNTQTNLQHRGITSGFDFLERSAGFGIAQHLIAYTEADSYARVFVIGLLNTLLVTFIGVILATLLGFIIGVARLSQNWIINKLATVYVEVFRNIPPLLQILFWYFAVFLTMPGPRNSHNFGDTFFVSSRGLNMPAAQMAPGFWAFVASVVLAIVAIVLMCRWANKRFEETGVPFHKFWCGLALLLVIPALCTLLFGSPVHWELPKLQGFNFVGGWVLIPELLALTLALTVYTAAFIAEIVRSGIKSVSHGQTEAARSLGLRNGPTLRKVIIPQALRVIIPPLTSQYLNLAKNSSLAAGIGYPEMVSLFAGTVLNQTGQAIEVIAITMSVYLAISISISLLMNWYNKRIALIER; via the coding sequence ATGCAAAATTCTATCGGCGCACCCAAGCAGAGGCTTAGCCTCAGCGATCCGCGTGTGCGCGCCTGGCTGTTCCAGATCATCACCCTCGTGGCGGTGGTTTCGCTGGGCTGGTTTCTGTTCGACAACACGCAAACCAACCTTCAGCACCGGGGTATCACCTCGGGTTTCGACTTTCTTGAGCGCAGCGCCGGTTTCGGCATCGCTCAACACCTGATTGCCTACACCGAAGCGGACAGCTATGCCCGGGTCTTCGTCATCGGCCTGCTCAATACGCTGCTGGTGACCTTTATCGGGGTAATCCTGGCGACCCTGCTGGGGTTCATCATCGGGGTGGCGCGGCTGTCGCAGAACTGGATCATCAACAAGCTGGCGACGGTGTATGTGGAAGTGTTCCGCAACATTCCGCCGCTGCTGCAGATCCTGTTCTGGTACTTCGCGGTGTTCCTGACCATGCCGGGGCCGCGCAACAGCCACAACTTCGGCGACACCTTCTTTGTCAGCAGCCGGGGCCTGAACATGCCGGCGGCGCAAATGGCCCCGGGGTTCTGGGCGTTCGTGGCGAGTGTGGTGCTGGCCATCGTCGCCATCGTGCTGATGTGCCGCTGGGCCAACAAACGCTTTGAAGAAACCGGGGTGCCGTTCCACAAGTTCTGGTGCGGATTGGCGCTGCTGCTGGTGATTCCGGCGTTGTGCACCCTGTTGTTCGGTTCGCCGGTGCATTGGGAGTTGCCGAAGCTGCAAGGCTTCAACTTCGTTGGCGGCTGGGTGCTGATTCCCGAGCTGCTGGCCCTGACCCTGGCCCTGACCGTCTACACCGCGGCATTCATCGCCGAGATCGTGCGCTCCGGGATCAAGTCGGTGAGCCACGGCCAGACCGAGGCGGCCCGCTCCCTGGGGCTGCGCAACGGCCCGACCCTGCGCAAGGTGATCATTCCCCAGGCCCTGCGGGTGATCATTCCGCCGTTGACCAGCCAATACCTGAACCTGGCGAAGAACTCGTCCCTGGCCGCGGGTATCGGCTACCCGGAAATGGTTTCGCTGTTCGCCGGCACGGTGCTCAACCAGACCGGCCAGGCCATCGAGGTCATTGCCATCACCATGAGCGTGTACCTGGCGATCAGCATCAGCATTTCCCTGCTGATGAACTGGTACAACAAGCGCATTGCGCTGATCGAGCGGTGA
- a CDS encoding CynX/NimT family MFS transporter: protein MSNHQVPPNTPSAPRRPAELEELLIDAEADDEELQQAPPAVRRPWLLLLGLILVALNLRPALSSMAPLLSDVSQQLGLSAAKAGLLTTLPVLCLGLFAPLAPLLARRFGAERVVLGILLTLALGIVLRSSLGEFGVFAGSILAGASIGVIGVLLPGIVKRDFARHAGTMTGVYTMALCLGAAMAAGATVPLSQHFGSNWAMGLGFWVVPALAAALFWLPQVGHKHGAHHVAFRVRGLLRDRLAWQVTLYMGLQSSLAYIVFGWLPSILIGRGLSPTQAGLVLSGSVIVQLASSLAAPWLATRGKDQRLAIVMVMLMTLGGLFGCLYAPLDGLWGWAILLGLGQGGTFSLALTLIVLRSRDTHVAANLSSMAQGIGYTLASMGPFAVGLVHDWTGGWNAVGWIFAVLGSGAIIAGLGAGRSLYVQVQSEKI from the coding sequence ATGTCCAATCACCAGGTACCCCCGAATACCCCGTCTGCTCCTCGGCGTCCTGCCGAACTCGAAGAGCTGCTGATCGACGCCGAGGCCGATGACGAGGAGCTTCAGCAGGCCCCACCCGCGGTGCGCCGGCCCTGGCTGTTGCTGCTGGGGCTGATTCTGGTGGCGCTGAACCTGCGTCCGGCGCTGTCGAGCATGGCGCCGTTGCTCAGCGATGTGTCGCAGCAACTGGGGCTGTCAGCCGCCAAGGCCGGCCTGCTGACCACTCTGCCGGTGCTGTGCCTGGGCTTGTTCGCGCCTTTGGCGCCGCTGCTGGCCCGGCGTTTTGGTGCCGAGCGGGTGGTGCTGGGGATTCTCCTGACCCTGGCCCTGGGCATTGTGCTGCGCAGTTCCCTGGGGGAGTTCGGCGTCTTTGCCGGGAGCATCCTGGCCGGCGCCAGCATCGGCGTGATCGGGGTGCTGCTGCCGGGCATCGTCAAGCGCGATTTTGCCCGCCATGCAGGCACCATGACCGGGGTCTACACCATGGCCCTGTGCCTGGGGGCAGCGATGGCGGCAGGCGCGACGGTGCCCCTGAGCCAGCACTTCGGTAGCAATTGGGCCATGGGCCTGGGGTTCTGGGTCGTGCCGGCGCTGGCGGCGGCGCTGTTCTGGTTGCCGCAAGTGGGGCACAAACACGGCGCCCATCATGTCGCCTTCCGTGTGCGCGGGTTGCTGCGTGATCGCCTGGCCTGGCAGGTCACCCTGTACATGGGCCTGCAGTCCTCCCTGGCCTACATCGTGTTTGGCTGGCTGCCGTCGATCCTGATCGGCCGCGGGCTGAGTCCGACCCAGGCCGGACTGGTGCTCTCCGGATCGGTGATCGTGCAACTGGCCAGCTCCCTGGCGGCGCCCTGGCTGGCGACCCGCGGCAAGGACCAGCGCCTGGCCATCGTGATGGTCATGCTGATGACCCTGGGCGGCCTGTTCGGTTGCCTGTATGCGCCGCTGGACGGCTTGTGGGGTTGGGCGATCCTGCTGGGCCTGGGGCAGGGCGGCACTTTCAGCCTGGCCCTGACCCTGATCGTGCTGCGCTCGCGGGACACCCATGTGGCGGCCAACCTGTCGAGCATGGCCCAGGGCATCGGTTACACCCTGGCGTCCATGGGGCCCTTTGCGGTGGGGCTGGTGCACGACTGGACCGGTGGCTGGAACGCCGTGGGCTGGATCTTCGCCGTGTTGGGCAGCGGGGCGATCATCGCCGGCCTGGGCGCCGGTCGTTCGCTGTATGTGCAGGTGCAAAGCGAGAAAATCTGA
- a CDS encoding type II toxin-antitoxin system MqsA family antitoxin, which translates to MKRQQCYSCGAPTGMLAFEQRSELIDYRHLQRQLHGLAGWECQECGEIEFDAQSAERYAAAGDHLLEEYRQNVAADLKRIRRKLHLSQKEAVKLLSGGGHNAFSRYERGEVGVPQPLYVLMRLLDRHPRLMKDVLELGEPRLAPSALGDHPEPQLGAAGS; encoded by the coding sequence ATGAAACGACAACAATGCTACAGCTGCGGCGCTCCCACCGGCATGCTGGCCTTCGAGCAGCGCAGCGAGCTCATCGACTACCGGCACCTGCAGCGTCAGCTCCATGGCCTGGCGGGCTGGGAATGCCAGGAGTGCGGTGAAATCGAATTCGATGCCCAGAGTGCAGAGCGCTATGCCGCCGCGGGCGACCACTTGCTGGAGGAGTACCGGCAGAACGTCGCCGCCGACCTGAAGCGCATCCGCCGCAAGCTGCACCTCTCGCAGAAAGAAGCGGTCAAACTGCTGTCCGGCGGCGGGCACAACGCCTTTTCCCGTTACGAGCGCGGCGAAGTCGGCGTGCCCCAACCGCTGTACGTGCTGATGCGCCTGCTGGATCGCCACCCACGGTTGATGAAGGACGTACTGGAGCTTGGCGAACCACGGCTGGCGCCCTCAGCCTTGGGCGACCACCCCGAACCACAGCTCGGCGCTGCCGGCAGCTGA
- a CDS encoding amino acid ABC transporter ATP-binding protein → MSEANKKPVGPEGIIQMQGVNKWYGQFHVLKDINLNVRQGERIVLCGPSGSGKSTTIRCLNRLEEHQQGRIVVDGVELTNDLKQIEAIRREVGMVFQHFNLFPHLTILQNCTLAPMWVRKMPKRKAEEIAMHYLERVRIPEQANKYPGQLSGGQQQRVAIARALCMKPKIMLFDEPTSALDPEMVKEVLDTMIGLAEDGMTMLCVTHEMGFARTVANRVIFMDKGEIVEQAAPNDFFDNPQNDRTKLFLSQILH, encoded by the coding sequence ATGAGTGAAGCGAACAAAAAGCCTGTGGGCCCTGAAGGCATTATTCAGATGCAGGGTGTGAACAAGTGGTACGGCCAGTTCCACGTGTTGAAGGACATCAACCTCAACGTCAGGCAGGGTGAGCGCATCGTGCTGTGCGGGCCTTCGGGCTCGGGCAAGTCCACCACCATCCGCTGCCTCAACCGCCTGGAAGAGCACCAGCAGGGACGCATCGTGGTGGATGGCGTCGAGCTGACCAACGACCTCAAGCAGATCGAGGCCATTCGCCGGGAAGTGGGCATGGTGTTCCAGCACTTCAACCTGTTCCCGCACCTGACCATCCTGCAAAACTGCACCCTGGCGCCGATGTGGGTGCGCAAGATGCCCAAGCGCAAGGCCGAGGAAATCGCCATGCACTATCTGGAGCGGGTGCGCATTCCGGAGCAGGCCAACAAGTACCCGGGCCAGCTGTCCGGTGGCCAGCAGCAACGGGTGGCGATTGCCCGGGCGCTGTGCATGAAGCCCAAGATCATGCTGTTCGACGAACCCACCTCGGCCCTGGACCCGGAAATGGTCAAGGAGGTGCTCGATACCATGATCGGCCTGGCGGAAGACGGCATGACCATGCTCTGCGTGACCCATGAAATGGGCTTTGCCCGCACCGTGGCCAATCGGGTGATCTTCATGGACAAGGGCGAAATCGTCGAGCAGGCGGCCCCCAACGACTTCTTCGACAACCCGCAGAACGACCGCACCAAGCTGTTCCTGAGCCAGATCCTGCATTGA
- a CDS encoding GIY-YIG nuclease family protein, which produces MSSPDPTPAIAAERPAPASKPWFVYLVRAANGALYCGISDDPVKRFAKHQSGKGARFFLSSPAVALVYTEACRDKSEALRQERLIKKLRKSAKECLVAAASAAASI; this is translated from the coding sequence GTGAGCAGCCCTGATCCAACCCCCGCAATTGCCGCCGAGCGGCCTGCGCCTGCCAGCAAACCCTGGTTTGTGTACCTGGTGCGCGCGGCCAATGGCGCTCTCTACTGCGGCATCAGCGACGACCCGGTGAAGCGCTTTGCCAAGCACCAGAGTGGCAAGGGCGCGCGTTTCTTTCTCTCCAGCCCGGCGGTGGCCCTGGTCTACACCGAAGCCTGCCGAGACAAGAGCGAGGCCCTGCGCCAGGAGCGGCTGATCAAGAAACTCAGGAAGAGCGCCAAGGAGTGCCTGGTGGCCGCGGCCAGTGCAGCGGCATCAATCTGA
- a CDS encoding type II toxin-antitoxin system MqsR family toxin, translated as MEKKTPHYDLSLIKAQVVRHGAHAFTRSALRCGKELGLSLAAMQRVIAGLQGSLFYKSMTTYGDHRLWQDVYYTRIDNRTLYIKVTYRPGAGPPVISFKEAET; from the coding sequence ATGGAAAAGAAAACACCTCATTACGACCTGTCGCTGATCAAGGCACAGGTCGTTCGGCATGGAGCACACGCCTTCACTCGAAGCGCATTGCGCTGCGGCAAGGAACTCGGATTGTCCCTGGCCGCCATGCAACGAGTGATCGCCGGACTGCAGGGCAGCCTGTTCTACAAATCGATGACCACCTATGGCGATCACCGGCTGTGGCAGGACGTGTATTACACCCGCATCGATAACCGGACGCTCTACATCAAGGTCACCTACCGCCCCGGTGCAGGGCCTCCAGTGATCTCCTTCAAGGAGGCAGAGACATGA
- a CDS encoding FadR/GntR family transcriptional regulator, which translates to MSETSPLIKKSLVDQALEQLRKRINSGAWRVGQRLPTEPELAQELGISRNTVREAMRVLAFSGLIEIRQGDGSYLRAVADPLDMLQALSQCSLEQARETRQILEVEAVGLAALRRTDEDLQALNQALQASSGHFHGDLESYIACDLVFHQRLVDAAHNPTLSQLYRYFSSVVGAQLRQTLTQAPRRQDVFDLHQHLLDAIEQGDPEQAKQLSRQLINES; encoded by the coding sequence ATGAGCGAAACATCCCCCCTGATCAAAAAATCCCTGGTTGACCAGGCCCTGGAACAACTGCGCAAACGCATCAACAGCGGTGCCTGGCGGGTCGGCCAGCGCTTGCCCACCGAACCGGAACTGGCCCAAGAACTGGGCATCAGCCGCAATACCGTGCGCGAAGCCATGCGAGTGCTGGCGTTCTCCGGACTGATCGAGATCCGCCAGGGCGACGGCAGCTACCTGCGAGCGGTGGCCGATCCACTGGACATGCTCCAGGCCCTGTCCCAGTGCTCCCTGGAACAGGCCCGGGAGACCCGGCAAATCCTCGAAGTGGAGGCGGTCGGCCTGGCGGCCCTGCGCCGCACCGACGAGGACCTGCAGGCCCTGAACCAAGCCTTGCAGGCCAGCAGCGGGCATTTTCATGGTGACCTGGAGAGCTACATCGCCTGCGACCTGGTCTTTCACCAGCGCCTGGTGGATGCCGCCCACAACCCGACCCTCAGCCAGCTGTACCGCTATTTTTCCAGCGTGGTGGGCGCGCAGTTGCGCCAGACCTTGACCCAGGCTCCGCGTCGCCAGGACGTCTTCGATCTCCATCAGCATCTGCTGGATGCCATCGAACAGGGCGACCCCGAGCAGGCCAAGCAGTTGTCCCGCCAGTTGATCAACGAATCCTGA